One genomic region from Nocardia vinacea encodes:
- a CDS encoding M15 family metallopeptidase, whose product MSLTLRARTLLGISAALFPVIGAAGLSMPAATAAPVVQVAGNASGTDGLEPGLAAAYTQAENQAHVEGVALYINSGYRTPAEQQALWDDGVRTYGSPEEARRWVLPPNESTHVQGRAIDVGPQAGAQWLEANGNRWGLCRIFQNEWWHFELATAPGGACPALRADASEGGTAPAPSSPIQPVLPGLPSIPLPPWLSGSFGL is encoded by the coding sequence ATGTCGCTGACGCTTCGTGCCCGGACCCTGCTGGGCATATCCGCCGCGCTGTTCCCAGTGATCGGAGCTGCCGGGCTGTCCATGCCCGCCGCCACGGCCGCGCCGGTCGTGCAGGTGGCCGGTAATGCCAGCGGGACCGATGGGCTGGAGCCGGGGCTCGCCGCCGCGTATACGCAGGCCGAGAACCAGGCGCATGTCGAAGGGGTCGCGCTGTACATCAACTCCGGCTACCGCACGCCCGCCGAGCAGCAGGCGCTGTGGGACGACGGGGTGCGGACTTACGGCAGTCCCGAGGAGGCTCGGCGGTGGGTACTGCCGCCCAATGAGTCGACCCATGTGCAGGGCCGGGCGATCGACGTGGGGCCGCAGGCCGGGGCGCAGTGGCTGGAGGCGAATGGGAATCGCTGGGGCCTGTGCCGGATCTTTCAAAACGAATGGTGGCATTTCGAACTCGCCACCGCCCCGGGCGGCGCCTGCCCGGCGTTGCGCGCGGACGCGAGCGAGGGCGGTACCGCGCCGGCTCCGTCGTCGCCGATCCAGCCCGTCCTCCCGGGGTTGCCGTCCATCCCCCTCCCGCCGTGGTTGAGCGGCTCCTTCGGGCTGTAG
- a CDS encoding TIGR02680 family protein, translating to MSLIHGGVRFVPTRAGIINLWDYRDQEYCFADGRLVLRGPNGSGKTKALEVLFPFVLDGRIEPRRLNPFAGEERTMKSNLLYRKQESAYSYVWMEFARGKWDDPEVVTIGIGMRATRSTDKVTRWYFVADGRAGVDFSLIGPDDRPLTRKQLAEQIGTDAIVDRPVEYRNAIDARMFGLGTQRYDQLINLILTLRRPQLAKNLDPRGLSQALTDGLRPLDEQLILDAARSFSDMEEVGRTLEGLVHADTATRSFVGVYRKYLAVQAKTDVDQVRTRLDAVTHASTALFAATALRERREAERTAAEARADDADRAYEQALSDRETLQRSSAYEGKQQLDDLADAVRRLETSAGVHKDKALKARQTLDQRGQEAERAKAAVQNAAAALARGEDELRAAAEEAGITWAGLADQARGDQLTAAVRGHAEERDADVRAVRKALGLMDSATAERNRAEQLAERARALRESAAAEVSAAEAAVVLARTEAGGALRTWWDAHREVYSPIQKGLFEALDTALADAGSDEAAGVAEILAERAEPLLDDIRTRRQEARATAALAGDRLVELNAERDAVAAQRDEAPPVSAARARNAEGRPGAPLWRLVRFADSVTPAQAAGIEAALHAADLLDSWVCAEAERPEYTSDQFLIPLPTSARPSGRTLADVLVVEDDSADVTVPKQVIANVLASIALYDKDSDLGTEVGVSTTGGFRQGVQVGRHHKPDAEFIGATARAKRREIRLAELATAIESAEETQRQTQAAQAAASGELARISAAAKALPRPSAVTAALRAVSEAAGMMRSRSEAVAQAERDLDQAVAEASAVEKKLRSVAQAHRTPRGAREIDALAAAIRHFENTGTGLLRLRADHEREREREREGSDRFDEARDLAEAFAEEAEAADAGYQEQLRKLETLREALGAGAADIDRQLDQARAKIEATRAEQKAARKAANEAIEAVGDAEAAYRTAHESLGTALTEVLADVKALAPYAQPDLLTLLGAPADSRWPSSDAAWSTPEQLLYRISTAGPEVEPQVLPDEVAELFDNLTAATSSVRAGEAARKSTRSAVTSALQEFDAALAASGRDYRLQWDAADGLTVVQVQDDNGLSALADFATRIDAARRDQELLLTDAERRILEDALLTGLAQQIYERTSDARDLIARMGAEMKQRRMSSGNTIGVHWVLSDSLSDAARAMCKLLDRDASSLVADDLAAIRAHFAAEIRAARAAHPERSYPEILGATLDYRTWRVFSFTLISADGSEDKLTVARHSALSGGEQSVSLHLPLFAAAHVMLDSADPQAPRLLALDEAFAGVDDNGRSELLGLSVQFDLDLFMTGYDLWITYPHVPGCAHYDLAHSAAENTVSATLLVWDSGDLLAEHDGTDLTAALGSPNRRRIPNSIEGGLALDNMPGTPAPVS from the coding sequence AAATCGAACCTGTTGTACCGCAAGCAGGAATCCGCCTATTCGTATGTGTGGATGGAGTTCGCGCGCGGTAAATGGGACGATCCCGAGGTCGTCACCATCGGCATCGGTATGCGCGCCACCCGGTCCACGGACAAGGTGACCCGCTGGTACTTTGTCGCCGACGGCCGTGCGGGCGTCGACTTTTCACTCATCGGCCCCGACGATCGACCGCTGACCCGCAAGCAGTTGGCCGAGCAGATCGGCACCGATGCCATCGTCGATCGACCGGTCGAGTATCGCAATGCGATCGACGCACGCATGTTCGGTCTGGGCACTCAGCGCTACGACCAGCTGATCAATCTCATCCTCACGCTGCGCCGTCCCCAACTCGCGAAAAACCTTGATCCGCGGGGACTTTCGCAGGCGCTCACCGATGGTCTGCGCCCGCTCGACGAGCAGCTGATCCTGGACGCGGCGCGTTCGTTCAGCGATATGGAGGAGGTCGGGCGCACCCTGGAGGGGCTGGTCCACGCCGATACCGCCACCAGGTCGTTTGTCGGTGTGTACCGGAAATACCTTGCGGTACAGGCGAAGACCGATGTCGATCAGGTGCGGACACGACTCGATGCGGTGACCCACGCCAGCACCGCCCTCTTCGCCGCCACCGCATTGCGTGAACGTCGCGAGGCCGAACGCACCGCCGCCGAGGCGCGCGCCGACGATGCCGACCGCGCCTACGAACAAGCGCTTTCCGACCGGGAAACCCTGCAGCGCTCGAGCGCCTATGAGGGCAAACAGCAACTCGACGATCTCGCCGACGCGGTGCGCCGCCTGGAGACCTCGGCGGGTGTGCACAAGGACAAGGCGCTCAAGGCCCGGCAAACCCTCGATCAGCGCGGCCAGGAAGCAGAGCGCGCCAAGGCGGCCGTACAGAACGCGGCCGCCGCGCTGGCCCGCGGCGAGGACGAATTGCGTGCCGCCGCGGAAGAGGCGGGCATCACCTGGGCGGGATTGGCCGACCAGGCCCGTGGCGATCAGCTGACCGCCGCGGTCCGCGGACATGCCGAGGAACGCGACGCCGACGTGCGCGCGGTCCGCAAGGCGCTCGGTCTGATGGATTCCGCTACGGCCGAACGGAATCGGGCCGAACAGCTCGCCGAACGGGCTCGGGCGCTGCGCGAATCGGCCGCCGCCGAGGTCTCGGCCGCCGAAGCGGCCGTTGTGCTGGCACGCACCGAAGCCGGTGGCGCACTGCGCACTTGGTGGGATGCGCATCGAGAGGTGTACTCCCCCATTCAGAAAGGCCTGTTCGAAGCGCTCGACACCGCACTGGCCGATGCAGGCTCCGATGAGGCAGCCGGTGTCGCCGAGATTTTGGCCGAACGCGCCGAACCGCTGCTCGATGACATCCGCACCCGCCGTCAAGAAGCGCGCGCCACCGCCGCGCTGGCCGGTGACCGGCTGGTCGAACTCAATGCCGAACGCGATGCGGTCGCTGCCCAACGTGACGAGGCCCCACCGGTTTCGGCCGCTCGTGCGCGGAATGCGGAAGGCCGTCCGGGTGCGCCGCTGTGGCGACTGGTCCGTTTCGCTGATTCCGTGACACCAGCGCAGGCCGCGGGCATCGAGGCCGCCCTGCACGCCGCGGACCTGCTCGACAGTTGGGTCTGCGCAGAAGCCGAACGGCCGGAATACACCTCCGACCAGTTCCTGATTCCACTGCCCACCTCAGCGCGGCCGTCCGGGCGCACACTGGCCGATGTCCTTGTCGTGGAGGATGATTCGGCCGACGTCACGGTGCCGAAGCAGGTCATCGCAAACGTGCTGGCCTCCATCGCCCTGTACGACAAGGACTCCGACCTCGGCACCGAAGTCGGCGTGAGCACCACCGGCGGTTTCCGCCAGGGCGTTCAGGTGGGCCGCCACCACAAACCCGATGCCGAATTCATCGGGGCCACCGCCCGCGCGAAGCGCCGGGAAATCCGGCTCGCCGAGTTGGCCACGGCAATCGAGTCCGCCGAGGAGACACAGCGGCAGACACAGGCCGCCCAGGCCGCGGCGAGCGGCGAGCTGGCGCGAATCTCCGCCGCCGCCAAAGCATTGCCGCGCCCCTCGGCCGTCACCGCAGCCCTGCGCGCGGTTTCGGAAGCCGCGGGCATGATGCGCTCGCGCTCCGAAGCGGTCGCCCAGGCCGAACGCGACCTCGACCAAGCGGTGGCCGAGGCGTCGGCTGTCGAGAAGAAGCTGCGCTCGGTCGCCCAAGCGCACCGCACGCCGCGCGGCGCCCGCGAGATCGATGCCCTCGCCGCCGCCATCCGCCATTTCGAGAACACCGGGACCGGCCTGTTGCGCCTGCGTGCCGACCACGAACGGGAGCGCGAACGCGAACGCGAAGGTTCGGACCGCTTCGACGAGGCCCGCGATCTGGCCGAGGCCTTCGCCGAAGAGGCCGAGGCCGCCGATGCGGGCTACCAGGAGCAGCTGCGTAAACTCGAAACCCTGCGCGAAGCACTCGGCGCGGGCGCCGCCGACATCGATCGCCAACTCGACCAGGCGCGCGCGAAGATCGAGGCGACCCGGGCTGAGCAGAAGGCCGCTCGCAAGGCCGCAAATGAGGCGATCGAGGCGGTCGGTGATGCGGAGGCCGCATACCGCACCGCGCACGAGTCGCTCGGCACCGCGCTCACCGAGGTCCTTGCCGATGTGAAAGCCCTTGCGCCCTACGCCCAGCCGGATCTGCTCACCCTGCTCGGTGCACCTGCCGACAGCCGCTGGCCGAGCAGCGATGCCGCCTGGTCGACCCCAGAACAACTGCTCTACCGCATTTCGACGGCCGGGCCTGAGGTCGAACCCCAGGTGCTCCCGGATGAGGTAGCCGAACTCTTCGACAATCTGACCGCCGCAACGTCTTCCGTGCGGGCGGGCGAGGCGGCCCGCAAATCCACGCGCAGTGCGGTGACCTCGGCACTCCAGGAATTCGACGCCGCGCTGGCCGCTTCCGGCCGCGATTACCGGCTGCAATGGGATGCCGCAGACGGCCTGACCGTCGTTCAGGTACAGGATGACAACGGGCTGTCGGCCCTCGCGGATTTCGCCACCCGCATCGACGCCGCCCGCCGCGATCAGGAATTGCTGCTCACCGATGCCGAACGCCGGATCCTCGAGGACGCGCTGCTCACCGGGCTCGCGCAGCAGATCTATGAGCGCACCAGCGATGCGCGCGATCTCATCGCCCGCATGGGTGCGGAGATGAAGCAGCGCCGCATGTCCTCCGGCAATACCATCGGCGTGCACTGGGTGCTCTCCGATTCGCTCTCGGATGCGGCACGGGCCATGTGCAAGCTGTTGGATCGCGACGCCTCCTCGCTCGTCGCCGATGATCTGGCGGCCATCCGCGCCCACTTCGCGGCCGAGATCCGGGCCGCGCGCGCCGCGCATCCGGAGCGTTCCTACCCCGAAATCCTGGGCGCGACACTGGATTACCGGACCTGGCGGGTGTTCTCCTTTACTCTCATCTCCGCCGACGGCAGCGAGGACAAGCTGACCGTGGCCAGGCACAGTGCGCTCTCCGGTGGTGAACAGTCGGTCTCGCTGCATCTGCCGCTGTTCGCCGCCGCGCACGTCATGCTCGACTCGGCCGATCCGCAGGCACCGCGACTGCTCGCGCTGGACGAAGCATTCGCCGGTGTCGACGACAACGGCCGCAGCGAATTGCTCGGCCTGAGTGTGCAATTCGACCTCGACCTGTTCATGACCGGTTACGACCTGTGGATCACCTACCCGCACGTCCCCGGCTGCGCGCATTACGATCTCGCGCATTCGGCCGCCGAGAACACGGTCAGCGCAACGCTGCTGGTGTGGGACAGCGGCGATCTGCTCGCCGAACACGATGGGACCGATCTCACCGCAGCGCTCGGCTCCCCCAACCGCCGCCGCATCCCGAACTCGATCGAGGGCGGGTTGGCACTGGACAATATGCCGGGCACCCCGGCGCCAGTCAGCTGA